GGCGCAAATGGCACGACGCACGCTAGTCTCGTCCACGGACCCGCGTGATCCGTTTACGTGCCGGATGCATAGGATTGGCGGGCACGCACGCACTACACGGTTTTGGCGACACTCGCTGCGAACGCCTTCAATCGCGCCGCATCCGCGCCCTCGCCTTTCGCATCTTCGGCAAGATGCTCGAACCAGCGCGCAAAACCCTCGTAGATCTGGCTCGCGGGATGATCGGGCCCCAGAAAACCCGCGATCTCGTGCATCTCCGCGACCCAACGATGGGCCTTCGTGATCATGTCCGGCAGCGCGATGGACAGCCGCGCCAAAATCGCGGGCTGGCTCAGCGCGAGCTCGTCGCGGAGCGCATCGGCTGCGCCGGCGTTGGTCGCCGCGAGCACCATGGCCGAGCCGATGCCGGCGAGACCCTTGACGATGCCGGCATAGGACATCTTCAGCGCGGACGCTGCGCCGACCGGGCCTTCGACGATCCGCAAATCGAGCCCAAGCTCTTTCAGCACGGCCAGATCTTTCGCGTGCTCGCCGGCCACGTAGAACGCCGGCCCCTTGCTGCCAGGCTGCGGCGGAAAGCCGATGATGCCTGCATCGACGAACGGCGCCTGCGCTGAGCCGATGATCTCCCCGATTCGCAGCACGGTATCGACGTTGACGGCGTTGCAGTCGACGACGAGCGGCTTCTTCTCCCGCCTCGCGATCAATGCAGCCAGCCGTTCGGCGAGCGCGACGGCCTCGCCCGGCGGCACGATCGACAGGATGATGTCGCAACCTGCGATATCGGCATCCTCGGCGGCGATCATGCCCGCTTCCGCGGCGCGCTTTGCGGTTTGCTCGCTGCGGCCCTTCAGCGAGGTCAGCACGGGCGCCCCGTTCTCATTCAGGCGGCGAGCGACCGCGCTACCCATGGCGCCAGGTGCGAGTATCGCGATGGTTGGGGACATGGCTCACTCCAGTTCGAACGCGAGCGCGACCTGCGCTTCGCCATCTGGAACGATAGCAGAGTGAGGGAGCGCAAGGCGAATGCCGGCCATCCCGCGAAGGAATGACGGACGCTCACTCCACCTTGGCGGGCTCGGGGTGCACGGCGGCGGCATTGGCAATGCGGGCTGCGTTCGCCACGCCCGCAAGAGCTGCGACCTTCTTCGGATCGGGGCTCGATCCCGGCTGCACCACGCCTGCCGACATGATCAGCGTCGCCGCATCTTCCGCGCTCATCTCGACCTCGATGATCTTGCTCTTAGGGACGTAGAAGAAGAAGCCCGTGGTCGGGTTGGGCGAGCACGGCAGAAACACCGAGACATGCTCCTCCTGTCCCGGCAGGCTGCGCGCGATGTCCTCACTCGGCGATTGCGAGATCAGCACGATCGACCACATGCCCGGCGAGGGAAACTCGACCAGGCCGACCTTCCGGAAGCTCGAGCCCTTGCCCGAGAACAGCGTCTCGAACACCTGCTTCAGGCCGCGGTAGATCGCGCGCACCGCCGGGATCCGGCCGAGGAAGGTCTCGCCGACGTCGACCAGCGTCCGGCCGATCAGGTTCGCAGCGAGGAAGCCGACCAGCGTCAGCGTGAAAAATGCGACAATCAGTCCCCAGCCCGGAACGCCGTACGGCAAATAGGTTTCCGGCCGATAGGCCAGCGGCACGAACGGCCGCACCACCCCGTCGACCCATGTGACGAACCACCAGACCAGATAGAGAGTGATCGCGATTGGTCCCGTAACGACGAGGCCGGTGAGGAAATAGTTACGGAATCGGCCCATCAGGCCGGTATGCGGCTCCGGCGGCAGGTCTTCGGCGGGCACGGGCGGGGACGCGTCATCACGGGCGGTCATTCGGGTTCCAAGTCGGTCGCAGCACTCTAGCTAGGCTCTTCTAGCAGATTTTTGAAGGTGCAAGGCGACCGCGCCTGCTCTCCTTCTGCGCCCTCCCTGCCTATTCGACGGTCACTGATTTCGCGAGGTTACGCGGCTGGTCGACATCGGTGCCCATCACCACCGCTGTGTGGTAGGCCAAAAGTTGCACCGGGACGGCATACACCATCGGCGTGAAGGCAGCCGCCATGTCGGGCATGACGATGGTGACGAGCGAATCCACCGTCGCCTCCGCCGCGCCCTTGGCGTCCGTCATCAGGATGATGTTGCCGCCGCGGGCGGCGACTTCCTGCATGTTGGAGACCGTCTTCTCGAACACGCGATCGTACGGAGCAATGACGACAACCGGCATGGTCTCGTCGATCAGCGCGATCGGCCCGTGCTTGAGCTCGCCGGCGGCATAGCCCTCGGCGTGGATGTAGGAGATTTCCTTCAGCTTGAGCGCGCCTTCGAGCGCGAGCGGGAAGCTGGTGCCACGGCCGAGATAAAGCACATCGCTCGACTTGGCGATCCTGTGCGCGAGCTTCTCGATCTGCAGCTCGGTGCTGAGCGCGTCCGCCATCAGGCGCGGGATCTCGACCAGGCCATGCACGAGCTTGGTCTCGTCCTCCTCGGACAACTCGCCGCGCGCCTTGCCGGCCGCGATCGCGAGCGAGGCGAGCACCATCAGCTGGCAGGTGAAGGCTTTTGTGGACGCGACGCCGATCTCGGGACCGGCAAGCGTCTGGAGCACCGTCTCGCTCTCGCGCGCGATCGTCGAGGTCGGCACGTTGACGACGGCGAGCGTGTGCACACCTTCAGCCTTGGCGTAGCGGAGCGCGGCGAGCGTATCGGCGGTCTCGCCCGATTGCGAAATGAAGATCGCCAGATCGCCCTTGCGCAAGGGAGATTCGCGGTAGCGGAACTCGGAGGCGACGTCGACCTCGACCGGCAGGCGCGCCATGCGCTCGAACCAGTATTTTGCGACATAGCCCGCGTAGCTCGCCGTGCCGCAGGCCGTGATGGTAATGCGCTGGATATCCTTGAAGTCGAACGGCAGCTTCACCGGCAGCAACACGCGCTCGGAGCCCATGTCAATGTAACGCGCCAGCGTGTGACCGACGACCTCGGGCTGCTCGTGGATCTCCTTCGCCATGAAGTGGCGGTAGTTGCCCTTGTCGACCAGCGAGGTCGAGGCCGCATGCTTGATCTTGTCACGCTGGACGGCGTGGCCGTCCTTGTCGAAGATGGCAACGCTGCTCCGGGTCAGCACGACCCAGTCGCCATCCTCGAGATAGCTGATCGTATCGGTGAACGGGCCGAGCGCGATCGCGTCCGAGCCGAGGAACATCTCGCCATCGCCGTAGCCGACCGCGAGCGGCGGACCGTTGCGGGCGCCGATCATCAGGTCGCCTTCCCCCGCGAAGATGAAGCCGAGCGCGAACGCGCCGCGCAGCCGGCTCAAGGCGAGCTTCACCGCCTCGACCGGCTTGTTGCCCCGCGTGAGCAGATCGTCGACCAGATGCAGCACGATCTCGGTGTCGGTCTCGGTGCGGAACACCGTGCCCTTCGCTTCGAGCTCCTCGCGTAGCTCGCGGAAATTCTCGATGATGCCGTTATGGACCACCGCGACGCGCTCGGTGGCGTGCGGATGGGCATTGTGCTCGGTCGGCTTGCCGTGGGTGGCCCAGCGTGTGTGACCGATGCCGGTCGTCCCCTTCAGCGGCTTGTCACGCAACCGCGCCTCGAGGTTCTTCAGCTTGCCTTCGGCGCGGCGGCGCTCCAGGTGATCGCCTTCGAGCGTGGCGACGCCCGCGGAATCGTAGCCGCGATATTCAAGCCGCTTGAGCGAATCCACCAATTGCTCTGCAACCGGTTCGCGCCCGAGAATGCCGACAATCCCGCACATGCGGATCAATATCCCCCAATTCGTCGAAAAATCATCAAAACGACGCGGTCGGTTTTTATCGAAACTCGCAAGGAACGAGATACTCAATAATTATTGCGGATTGCGACAGCACCAAATGGCGGTAGCCCTAACGCGCGTCGATTTGGCCGGCCTTTAACCTTGCGCATTAACTCACTGTCAACAAGTTTGACCAACGATTCCCGCCCAGGAGATCCGGCCATGAGAGGCTCATCCGACCGCAAAGGTCTTTCCTCGACGTATGTGCATGCCAGCGAGACCACTGGCACGCACCTGGCGCATTGGCCGCCGCCCCAACGCGGCAAGGAGAGCAAGCCCGTATTCGTCAAGCACCGGGCTGGCGAGCCCGTGAAGCGCGCCAAGCCGCGCGGCTGGAGACTGACGCGCGCGATCTTCTCCGAATTTGCCGACGATGAGTAAGGTCCGCAATCGTTGCCGCTTCACCTTTGAAGGGCAAAAGCGAGCATGACAACGAGCCCCCAAACACCAGTTCCGTAAAAAGGGAACGCCGAAGTTGCGGGTCGCCCACACCGAACAGCTTCAGCACCCTCCCGTCGCCACGACGAGAAGCTCAACGGGGCGCATTGATCAAACCAGCAAGGAAGTCGACCATGAGCGCGCGAGCCTAATGACACTCGGGAGAACCTGGTACTCGGCCGCTCACTTCTCCGGCTTCTTGCCGCCCGTCTTCATCTCGCGATAGCGCGCAGCACCGCCTTCCCGAATGGTCTGCTGATTGCGCTCAAGCGCCATGGCGTCATCAGGCACGTCGCGCGTGATCACCGAGCCTGAGCCGATGTAAGCGCCGTTGCCGATCTTGACGGGGGCGACCAGCGAGGAGTTGGTGCCGACGAAGGCGCCCTTCCCGATCAGCGTCTTGTGCTTCTTGAAGCCGTCGTAGTTGCAGGTGATGGTGCCGGCGCCGATGTTGGAATTGGCGCCGACGGTCGCATCCCCGATGTAGGAGAGATGGTTGACCTTGACACCGGCTTCCAGCGTTGCGGCCTTGGTTTCCACGAAATTGCCGATGCGGGCGCCGTCGCCGAGCGAGGTGCCGGGCCGCAGGCGCGCATAGGGGCCGATGGAGACGTTCCTGCCGAGCGAAGTCTCGACGATATGCGAGAAGGAGTGGATCACCGCCCCGTCGGCGATCGACACGCCTGGACCGATCACCACGAAGGGCTCGATCGTCACGTCCTTGCCGAACGTCGTGTCCGCGGCGAGATAGACGGTTTCCGGCGCGATCAGCGTCACGCCGGCGTCCATCGCCGCTTTTCGCAGCCGCGCCTGCATCACGCTCTCTGCTTCCGCAAGCTGCGCCTTGGTGTTGATGCCGCGCACCTCGTCTTCGCTGGTCTCGATCACCACGGCCTCCCATCCCTGTTCGCGGACGATCCCGACCGCGTCCGTCAGATAATATTCGCCCTTGGAGTTCGCATTGCCGATCTTGTCGAGGATCGCCAGTGCGCGGCGCCCGTCCAGCGCCATCACGCCGGCATTGCACAGCGTGATCCTGCGCTCTTCAGGGCTCGCATCCGCCTGCTCGCGGATCGCAACCAGACGATCGCCTTCGACAATGAACCGGCCGTAGCCCGTCGGATCGGCAGCACGAAAGCCGAGCGCGGCAAGCGCCGCGCCGCGCGCGAGCGGCGCGCGCAGCCGGTCAAAGGTCGCAGCCGAAATCAGCGGCGTGTCGCCGAACGCGATCAGGAGATCGTCTGCACCGCGGGCGATCGCCTCGCGCGCCGCCAGCACCGCATGCGCGGTGCCGAGCCGCTCGGCCTGCACGAAGATGAGCGTGTCAGGCCGGATGCGCCGCGCTTCATCCGTCACGGCTCCATGGTCGGGCCCGATCACCACCGCAAGCGATGTATCGGTTCCCTTCCCCTTGGGCGCGGCGGCGAGCACATGGGCGAGCAGCGACTGCCCTGCCACCGGATGCAGCACTTTTGGCAGGCTCGATCGCATGCGCGTGCCTTCGCCGGCGGCGAGCACGATCGTAAGGCTGGAGCGGGCGGTCATCGATATCCCTGGTAAGCCAGTGTCGGCCGAATCGCTTCCGATCGGCGCGAGCTCCCTTACACGTCGTCATAGAGGCGTTTTGCTATCCCCGCAAACGTCCGGAATTCAAGTGCATCCCGCTTTTCCTGTTAATGTTCCCTGATTGATTCGGGGAAGCTCGACGGGCTGGGCGCTTAACAATCATGGCAAAGGATTCCGACCCGCTGGCCGGCGTCTTCGAGACCAAGGAATCCGGCGGCCTTCTCGCCGGACTCCTGGCCGAGGAGAACGAGTTCGATCGCCGCATGATGTGGCGGCTCGGCTCATGGGGCGTCGGGGCCGTCGGGGCCGTGGCGATCGCCGTGATGGCCAGTCAGGCGCAGCTCGGGTGGCGGCGCGACCAGGTCGCAGCCGCCGACCTGGCGCGCCAGGCCGACCGGCTCCAGATGCTGACCCGGGAGAGCCAGAGCGAGGCTCGGAGGCTGGCGTCCGCGATCGAGACGCTCAACACCGATCGTGACCGGCTCTATTCGCGCGTCACGCTTTTGGAGCAAGGGCTCGATTCCGTCACCGGCGCAATCGCAAAGCAGAATGCCACGCCGCCGCAGACGCCCGCCGTGAAAGCGCAGGAGACGCAGGCGGCCACGGCGCAGCCCACGGCCTTGCCTTCGCCCGTAGCGCCCAGCGTCGCGCCGGTCGCCTCGACGCCTGCATCAAGCGATAAGCCGCGCACGGACGCCGCCAAAGAGCAAACAAAGGAACAGGCAAAGGAGCAAGCCGCTCCGCCGCCGCAGACCGCTGCGGCGGCGTCGCTCGTTCCGCAGTCGTCAGCAGCGCCGACGGGGCTGCCGAAGGTCGCGCTGGTCGCATCCAAGTCGATCATGGCGCCGCCCGATCCAGCCGCATCGAAACTGGTCCAGCCGGAGAAGACGGAGAAAGCCGAGAAGACGGACACGGCTGAGACGCCGATTGCGGATGCCGCCCCGGCCACCGAGGTAGCGGCAGCGACACCCAAGGAACCCGAAGCCGCCGAGAGCGAAGCGCCGGCCCCGGCTATTCCCGTTCAACAGACCCGGTTTGCCGTGGACCTCGGCAGCGCCAGCTCGATCGGCGGCCTGCGCGCATTGTGGCAGGGCCTGATCAAGTCCAATCCTGAGGTCGCCAACCTCCGCCCCATCATCATGATCAGGGAGAGCAAGGCCGGTGCCGGCATGCAACTTCGCCTCGGCGCCGGACCGCTGGTGAATGCGGCCGCCGCTGCCAAGATCTGCGCCGGCCTTATCGAGAACGATCGGGCCTGCGAGACCACCGTGTTCGATGGACAGCGGTTGTCGATGCACGGCCAGGAGGCGCCCCAGCAAGCCGAGACGCCGCCGTCCACAGCCAAGCCGGAGAAGCCGCAGCACCGGCGGAGCTACTCTTCCAAGCGCACCAAACGCGAGGAACCGCCTCCGCCCCCGCCGGCGCCGACCGCGCCACCCAAGCAGGAAACGACGGCCACCTCGACCATCTCCTCGTTCTTCAACCGAAACAAGAACTGAAGTCAGATCAGCCAATTACCGCGAGACTCTGAGGCTAATTCACAAGGCCCGCGCCTTGCCTGTTGCCCCCATCCGCCTTCCCGACCATATTGGCCCCATGAAGAAGAAACCGTTCCGCCTCACACCCTACCAGGTGCAGTTCCTGCTCGTGGTCGGCTTCGTTACTGTCGGTTATGCCCTCTACCTGCGCTATTTCGCCATCGAGTTCTCGCAAGTCTCGCTCGCTTGCGACGCCGGCCTGCAGACCGTGATGTGCAAGGCGCGCGCAACCGCGACCGTGCTGTTCAAGAACTCGGTGTTCGGCATCGTCGCGCTTGTGATCGCGACGCTCAACCTGATGCGGCCCTCGATCGTGCTGTTGACGCTGGGCGTGATCGCCGCAGGCCTCGGCATCGTGCTCTACAACATCGTGCTGGCCGGGATCGCGATCGGGCTGCTTATTCTGGGCTTTGCGCGGCCCGCGCCCGCCACAGCGTAAGCGCGAACAGCAGGTACATCGCGCAGGTCCACAGCGACTGCCAATTGTCGCGCCCCTCGTTGATCAGCACGTAGGCCGCCGACAGCGCCAACAGGCCGGCAAAGACCGACTCCGCGATCGGGCGCGTGCCGGTCTGCGGGCGGTTCAGCATCAGAAGCGCAAACGGCACCACCGCCATGGTCAGCGAGGCGAACGGAAAATCGCGGTAGCGCGGATCGAACACGAAACCGAGCGCGGTCTCGGCCGCGATCACGGCGGTCACCGCAAGCGTCAGCCCCAGCGCTGCGGTGAGCTTCGACCATTTGCGCTCCTCCCGCGGACCCAGGATATCGAGGAAGGTGGGCAGTCCCCGTCCCGATACCAGCGCCTGCGCACAGAAGATCGGCGACAGGATGCCGGCGGCAAGCAGCGCACCCCATTGCAGCCAGCCGCCCCAGCCGTAGCTCTCGTAGTACATCTTGTCGGCCGCGATCCCGAACAGGATGCCCGCCGTCGTCGCCGAAATGCCGACGCCGAGCCATGCCGAGAAGCGCGGCGTCCAAGGACGCCGGCGCAGCGTCAGGCCCGCGACCGCGAACACCAGCACGCTGACGGCCATGCCGGCGCCCATGTACCATTTCCAGTACGGGAAATTGCTGATCGCTACGCCCGGCGGATATTTGAGCTGACGGCGGACGGAATCGATGAAGCCCCAATAGCCGCCGACGGTGCCTTCGAGCTGGCGCTTCCAGGGCTGGTCATAGGCTTCGATCAGGTTGACGCGAAAGCCCTGCGCCTTGGCGAGGGTCAGGATGTCCGACACCACGCGCGCCTGGTTGGTGCGCGAGGGCAGCGCGCCTTCGCGCATCCGCCCCTCGCTCGGCCAGCCGGTTTCGCCGATCAGGATCTCCTTGCCAGGAAAGGCGACGGCCATGCGCTGGCGGATCTGCTCGACATGGGCGGCTGCGAACTTGGCGCGGATCGGGAAATCCTCCCAATAGGGAAGGATGTGGATCGTGACGAAGTCGACGGCGTCGTAGACCTCGCGATTCTTCAGCCAGTATTCCCAGACATCGGCGTAAGTGACGGGAACGGCGACCTGGGCCTTCACCGAACGGATGATGGCCACGAGATCGGCCGTGGTCATCTCGCCGCGCAGCAGCACCTCGTTGCCGACCACGAGCGAGGTGATGGTGTCGGGGAATTCCTTGCTCAGGCGGACCGCGGTCAAGACCTGGGAGAAGTTCTTGGATCGGTTGCTGCCGAGCCAGATGCCCTGGATCACCTTCAAGCCAACCTTGTTGGCGATCCCGGGCACGAGGACGAGACCGTTCTCGACCGAATAGGTTCGGACGCAGTCGGTGATCTCTTTCAGTTGCCTGAGATCGCGCTCGATCTGCTCGGCCTCGATCTGGGTGCTCTCGAGCAGCGGCGTCTGGTCTCCTTGGAACGGCGCATAGGAGACACATTGCAGCTTGGAGCTGGGATCGATGGGCGCGCGCGCGAGCGTGATCGGCGTGGCCAGCCACCACCACACGGCAGCAATCGCACCCAACGATATGAGCAATAGCGCCAGTGGCGTACGAAGAGTAATCGGTTCCGTCCTCCGCGAAGGGTCCGTCGATTACCTGCTTGCGGGCCGTCTGCCAAGGGGGGCCAATACGGCCAGGCGGCAATTGCACCCGCCATCCCGGCCCTTTTCGCCTGCGGCTCTTCGACCGGCGCACAGCATGGTGACTTTGCTGGACAAAATTCGAAATACCAGTCATGGGATTCAACGGGACTTTTCCGCCGCATTGGAGACCCATTTGGACGGCATCACACCGCGCGTCCGTGGAGTTCTCGCGCGGGCGGCCAGAGAGATCGGGGAATTTATGCGGCGACGGGTGCTTGAGTTAACGAATGCGGTCCTGCGGCATGTTGCCGTCCCTTCCCTTGTCGTTCTGCTCGGCCTGTCAAGCGCACTCGCCCAGAGTGGCGGTCCCGCCGCCCAGGACCAGGGCAAGCCGTCCGCAAACGCGGCTGCCGACGCCGCCAAGGACGCCAGCCAGAACCAGCGTCGGACCGACGAGTTCGCTGAGGCGGCGCAAGCCATTAACGGCCCGGCCGGAAATCCCGAATGCGTCTGGCTCGGCCGCCGTGTGGTGCGGCTGATGTGGCGAGATGACCTCGATACCGCCTTTCGCCATCTCGATCTCTACGACCGCTTCGGCTGCCCCGGCGGCCATATCCAGGCGGCGTTTCGCTGCCTGACCCGCTTTGGCGGTCAGATCGATCCCAAGGTCGCAGAGACCCTGGACAGCCGCGTGCACGCCTGCTGGATCAATCCGGCGGCGCAGCCCCAGCAGGCCGCCGCCGCGGCGTCCCAGCCGCCGGCGCCGACGACCGGCACCTCGCCGCAGCCGGCTGCAAGCCCTGCGCCCGCCGCAAGCCCCTCGCCCGCCGCCCCCCCAAAATAGCCGCGATCACTTCACCCGCCGTTCAGGAACGATGGGCGATAACGACTATTGGCACTGCTCGTGCTTTTCAGATCGTCGGTGCCCTCAAAAGGCCATGCCGCTAAACGAGACGGCGTCATGACAGTTGTGAAAAGGCGTGGCAGAGGTATGTTCCGTTTGCCGCGGACTCGGTCGGATCTCGGGGTCGGATCCGCTTCCCTGCCATCTCAGCCCCAATTGGTTTAGCCGCGATGCGTGCCATCGTCGCCGTTCTGTTGCTCGTGTCCGCGCTTCACGCCGGGTTGTGGGGAGTCCTGCGCGACAAGGAGCCCGCGCCGGATTTCAAGGGCCTTTTGCCGAGCGTG
This genomic interval from Bradyrhizobium sp. CB82 contains the following:
- a CDS encoding beta-1-3, beta-1-6-glucan biosynthesis protein, whose translation is MRRRVLELTNAVLRHVAVPSLVVLLGLSSALAQSGGPAAQDQGKPSANAAADAAKDASQNQRRTDEFAEAAQAINGPAGNPECVWLGRRVVRLMWRDDLDTAFRHLDLYDRFGCPGGHIQAAFRCLTRFGGQIDPKVAETLDSRVHACWINPAAQPQQAAAAASQPPAPTTGTSPQPAASPAPAASPSPAAPPK
- a CDS encoding beta-(1-6) glucans synthase translates to MWWWLATPITLARAPIDPSSKLQCVSYAPFQGDQTPLLESTQIEAEQIERDLRQLKEITDCVRTYSVENGLVLVPGIANKVGLKVIQGIWLGSNRSKNFSQVLTAVRLSKEFPDTITSLVVGNEVLLRGEMTTADLVAIIRSVKAQVAVPVTYADVWEYWLKNREVYDAVDFVTIHILPYWEDFPIRAKFAAAHVEQIRQRMAVAFPGKEILIGETGWPSEGRMREGALPSRTNQARVVSDILTLAKAQGFRVNLIEAYDQPWKRQLEGTVGGYWGFIDSVRRQLKYPPGVAISNFPYWKWYMGAGMAVSVLVFAVAGLTLRRRPWTPRFSAWLGVGISATTAGILFGIAADKMYYESYGWGGWLQWGALLAAGILSPIFCAQALVSGRGLPTFLDILGPREERKWSKLTAALGLTLAVTAVIAAETALGFVFDPRYRDFPFASLTMAVVPFALLMLNRPQTGTRPIAESVFAGLLALSAAYVLINEGRDNWQSLWTCAMYLLFALTLWRARAAQSPE
- the glmU gene encoding bifunctional UDP-N-acetylglucosamine diphosphorylase/glucosamine-1-phosphate N-acetyltransferase GlmU gives rise to the protein MTARSSLTIVLAAGEGTRMRSSLPKVLHPVAGQSLLAHVLAAAPKGKGTDTSLAVVIGPDHGAVTDEARRIRPDTLIFVQAERLGTAHAVLAAREAIARGADDLLIAFGDTPLISAATFDRLRAPLARGAALAALGFRAADPTGYGRFIVEGDRLVAIREQADASPEERRITLCNAGVMALDGRRALAILDKIGNANSKGEYYLTDAVGIVREQGWEAVVIETSEDEVRGINTKAQLAEAESVMQARLRKAAMDAGVTLIAPETVYLAADTTFGKDVTIEPFVVIGPGVSIADGAVIHSFSHIVETSLGRNVSIGPYARLRPGTSLGDGARIGNFVETKAATLEAGVKVNHLSYIGDATVGANSNIGAGTITCNYDGFKKHKTLIGKGAFVGTNSSLVAPVKIGNGAYIGSGSVITRDVPDDAMALERNQQTIREGGAARYREMKTGGKKPEK
- a CDS encoding NAD(P)-dependent oxidoreductase, with translation MSPTIAILAPGAMGSAVARRLNENGAPVLTSLKGRSEQTAKRAAEAGMIAAEDADIAGCDIILSIVPPGEAVALAERLAALIARREKKPLVVDCNAVNVDTVLRIGEIIGSAQAPFVDAGIIGFPPQPGSKGPAFYVAGEHAKDLAVLKELGLDLRIVEGPVGAASALKMSYAGIVKGLAGIGSAMVLAATNAGAADALRDELALSQPAILARLSIALPDMITKAHRWVAEMHEIAGFLGPDHPASQIYEGFARWFEHLAEDAKGEGADAARLKAFAASVAKTV
- the glmS gene encoding glutamine--fructose-6-phosphate transaminase (isomerizing), encoding MCGIVGILGREPVAEQLVDSLKRLEYRGYDSAGVATLEGDHLERRRAEGKLKNLEARLRDKPLKGTTGIGHTRWATHGKPTEHNAHPHATERVAVVHNGIIENFRELREELEAKGTVFRTETDTEIVLHLVDDLLTRGNKPVEAVKLALSRLRGAFALGFIFAGEGDLMIGARNGPPLAVGYGDGEMFLGSDAIALGPFTDTISYLEDGDWVVLTRSSVAIFDKDGHAVQRDKIKHAASTSLVDKGNYRHFMAKEIHEQPEVVGHTLARYIDMGSERVLLPVKLPFDFKDIQRITITACGTASYAGYVAKYWFERMARLPVEVDVASEFRYRESPLRKGDLAIFISQSGETADTLAALRYAKAEGVHTLAVVNVPTSTIARESETVLQTLAGPEIGVASTKAFTCQLMVLASLAIAAGKARGELSEEDETKLVHGLVEIPRLMADALSTELQIEKLAHRIAKSSDVLYLGRGTSFPLALEGALKLKEISYIHAEGYAAGELKHGPIALIDETMPVVVIAPYDRVFEKTVSNMQEVAARGGNIILMTDAKGAAEATVDSLVTIVMPDMAAAFTPMVYAVPVQLLAYHTAVVMGTDVDQPRNLAKSVTVE
- a CDS encoding DUF502 domain-containing protein, whose translation is MTARDDASPPVPAEDLPPEPHTGLMGRFRNYFLTGLVVTGPIAITLYLVWWFVTWVDGVVRPFVPLAYRPETYLPYGVPGWGLIVAFFTLTLVGFLAANLIGRTLVDVGETFLGRIPAVRAIYRGLKQVFETLFSGKGSSFRKVGLVEFPSPGMWSIVLISQSPSEDIARSLPGQEEHVSVFLPCSPNPTTGFFFYVPKSKIIEVEMSAEDAATLIMSAGVVQPGSSPDPKKVAALAGVANAARIANAAAVHPEPAKVE